The following are encoded together in the Thermosipho atlanticus DSM 15807 genome:
- a CDS encoding alpha-amylase family glycosyl hydrolase — protein MIGYEIYIRSFYDSNNDGEGDFIGLAKSVSYLKDLGIDLVWLMPHFTAPSYHGYDIIDFFNTNLIYGNLEEFKIMVDELHKNDIKIIVDLPLNHVSSRHPWFKAALSGDPEYKDYFLWARENTNLNEKRHWDNEPLWHPYKGKWYYGVFGGASPDLNYDNPKVVEKALEIVEFWLKLGVDGFRFDAAKHIYDYDIENGKFHYFHDKNVKFWEKIMRKAREIKPDVFAVTEVWDDPEIVIEYAKTIGCSFNFYFTEAIRESITTGSTYKIFDCFTRTLSDNRKIYISSNFTSNHDMTRLASVIQSEEQRKVFFAILMTTPGVPFIYYGDELGMKGIYDSHFTEHVLEPFPWYASLSSDGQTLWKSIGFNYAFTGVSVEEQKSRENSLLNYVKYWIRFRKENSWMTYSWLEDIKTSSFGIAYTITDGNNYVRVYHNLAGHEEEIEGIKLKPYETRVK, from the coding sequence ATGATCGGATACGAAATTTACATTCGTTCTTTTTATGATAGTAATAATGATGGTGAAGGAGATTTTATTGGCTTAGCAAAATCCGTTTCTTATCTAAAAGACTTAGGAATAGATTTAGTCTGGCTAATGCCTCATTTTACCGCTCCAAGTTACCATGGATATGACATTATAGATTTTTTTAATACTAATCTCATATATGGCAATTTAGAAGAATTCAAAATAATGGTTGATGAACTACACAAAAATGATATAAAAATTATTGTCGATCTTCCTTTAAATCATGTATCGTCAAGACATCCTTGGTTTAAAGCTGCTCTTTCTGGAGATCCAGAATATAAAGATTATTTTCTTTGGGCTAGAGAAAATACTAACCTCAACGAAAAAAGACATTGGGATAACGAACCATTGTGGCATCCATACAAAGGAAAATGGTATTATGGTGTTTTTGGAGGAGCTTCTCCAGATTTAAACTATGATAATCCCAAAGTTGTTGAAAAAGCACTTGAAATAGTAGAATTTTGGTTAAAACTAGGAGTTGATGGTTTTAGATTTGATGCCGCAAAACATATTTACGATTACGATATTGAAAATGGGAAATTTCATTACTTTCATGATAAAAATGTAAAATTTTGGGAAAAAATAATGAGAAAGGCTCGTGAAATAAAGCCAGATGTGTTTGCAGTAACTGAGGTATGGGACGATCCAGAAATTGTTATTGAATACGCAAAAACAATTGGTTGTTCTTTTAACTTTTATTTCACAGAAGCTATTAGAGAGTCAATTACTACAGGTTCAACTTATAAAATATTTGATTGCTTTACAAGAACTCTTTCAGATAACAGAAAAATATATATATCTTCTAACTTCACTAGTAATCATGACATGACAAGGCTCGCCTCTGTTATCCAATCGGAAGAACAAAGAAAAGTATTTTTTGCAATACTCATGACAACTCCTGGAGTTCCTTTTATATATTATGGCGATGAACTTGGAATGAAAGGAATATACGACTCACACTTTACAGAACATGTTCTCGAACCATTTCCATGGTATGCTTCTCTTTCATCAGACGGACAAACTCTTTGGAAATCCATTGGCTTTAATTATGCGTTTACAGGTGTTTCAGTTGAAGAGCAAAAGTCACGAGAAAATAGTTTGCTAAATTATGTAAAATATTGGATCAGATTTAGGAAAGAAAATTCTTGGATGACATATTCTTGGTTAGAAGATATTAAAACTAGTTCTTTTGGTATAGCATATACAATTACTGACGGTAACAACTATGTTAGAGTATATCATAACCTTGCAGGTCATGAAGAAGAAATTGAAGGTATA
- a CDS encoding metallophosphoesterase family protein: MKKYLVISDLHIPTRCKEIHPNLIELAKKCDGIFALGDFVNIDTVIYLQSLNKNFFAVSGNMDEYDVKDYLPLQKIVKIGKFNIGMVHGSGSHFNIHKRIINWFPNDTNIILFGHSHSPTDLLYGGKRFLNPGTAMKTYGILEITDKDIYFTIKKLKEE; encoded by the coding sequence ATGAAAAAATATCTTGTAATTTCAGATCTACACATACCCACACGATGCAAAGAAATTCACCCAAATTTAATTGAATTAGCTAAAAAATGTGATGGGATTTTCGCACTCGGCGATTTTGTTAATATCGACACTGTGATATATTTACAAAGTTTAAATAAAAACTTTTTCGCAGTTTCAGGAAATATGGATGAATATGATGTGAAAGATTATCTACCATTACAAAAAATTGTTAAAATAGGGAAATTTAATATAGGTATGGTACATGGCTCCGGTTCACATTTTAATATTCATAAAAGAATAATCAACTGGTTTCCAAATGATACTAATATAATTCTTTTTGGACACAGTCATAGCCCTACTGATTTATTATACGGTGGTAAACGCTTTTTAAACCCTGGAACTGCAATGAAAACATATGGTATATTAGAAATAACTGATAAAGACATTTATTTTACTATCAAAAAGCTTAAGGAGGAATAA
- a CDS encoding PHP domain-containing protein — protein sequence MKIDLHVHSTASDGTFSPDEILTLAKERNVEILSITDHDTIDGIKKLISTEVYFVPGVEISAEFPTTLHILGYNFDVNNEKLNKTLNVLKEYRLQRNKIILEKMQTLGFNISMEELIKEANGELIGRPHFASLMVKKGYVGDLREAFEKYLKKGAILYEDKKRLKMDEAISLINDAGGIAVLAHPYQTGLEKEELERLVKKLKSYGLSGMEVYYSKHTPRMIEEYEAICKKYNLIKTAGSDFHGKNTPDISLGIEIQKELVTDFLRICS from the coding sequence TTGAAGATAGATTTACATGTGCATTCTACTGCTTCGGACGGGACTTTCAGTCCAGATGAAATTTTGACATTAGCAAAAGAAAGAAATGTCGAAATTTTATCAATAACTGATCATGATACTATAGATGGTATTAAGAAACTGATTTCAACAGAAGTGTACTTTGTTCCGGGGGTTGAGATAAGTGCTGAATTTCCAACAACTTTACACATATTAGGTTACAATTTTGATGTAAATAATGAAAAATTAAATAAGACACTTAATGTATTGAAGGAATATAGACTTCAAAGAAATAAAATCATTTTAGAAAAGATGCAAACGCTGGGATTTAATATTTCAATGGAGGAACTTATAAAAGAAGCAAATGGTGAATTGATAGGAAGACCACATTTTGCCAGTTTAATGGTTAAAAAAGGGTATGTTGGAGATTTAAGGGAAGCGTTTGAAAAATATTTAAAAAAAGGTGCGATATTATACGAGGATAAAAAAAGGCTTAAAATGGATGAAGCAATTAGCTTAATCAATGATGCAGGTGGGATAGCTGTACTTGCCCATCCATACCAAACAGGGTTGGAAAAAGAAGAATTAGAAAGACTTGTAAAAAAACTTAAATCATACGGACTTTCTGGAATGGAAGTTTATTATTCTAAACACACTCCCCGTATGATAGAAGAGTACGAAGCCATTTGTAAAAAGTATAATTTAATAAAGACAGCAGGTTCAGATTTTCACGGAAAAAATACTCCTGATATATCTTTAGGAATAGAAATTCAGAAGGAACTAGTAACAGATTTTTTGAGGATATGTTCATAA
- a CDS encoding indolepyruvate oxidoreductase subunit beta, protein MVKEYNIVITGVGGQGILTAANLLGWAALRENYKARVGEVHGMSQRFGSVISYVRFGENVYGAMVPEGKADVILSFEPVEALRYINYLKTGGLVFTNSRKILPVQVSMGLANYPSHEEIKNIVEKKFNAKYISFDAETLAKKAGNIITTNVVLIGALTQTPGFPLSPETIKDVIKVSVPQKAIDINIKAFEFGISKAKGLL, encoded by the coding sequence ATGGTTAAAGAATACAACATAGTTATAACTGGTGTCGGAGGACAAGGAATTTTAACTGCAGCAAACTTACTCGGTTGGGCTGCTTTAAGAGAAAATTATAAAGCTAGAGTTGGAGAAGTACACGGTATGAGTCAAAGGTTCGGAAGTGTAATTTCATACGTAAGATTTGGAGAGAATGTATATGGGGCAATGGTTCCTGAAGGAAAAGCTGATGTAATTTTATCATTTGAACCAGTAGAAGCCTTAAGATACATAAATTACCTAAAAACTGGCGGACTTGTTTTCACAAACTCCCGCAAAATTTTACCTGTTCAAGTTTCAATGGGACTTGCCAATTACCCTTCACATGAAGAGATTAAAAATATTGTAGAAAAAAAGTTCAATGCAAAATATATTAGCTTTGACGCCGAAACACTTGCAAAAAAGGCTGGAAATATAATTACTACTAACGTTGTTTTAATTGGAGCCCTTACTCAAACTCCTGGTTTTCCGTTATCACCCGAAACAATAAAAGATGTAATTAAAGTCAGCGTTCCACAAAAAGCAATTGATATAAACATTAAAGCATTTGAATTTGGAATATCAAAAGCAAAAGGACTTTTATAA
- the iorA gene encoding indolepyruvate ferredoxin oxidoreductase subunit alpha, protein MAKVTDLVLLNKPGEKILLLGNHAIARGALEAGVAVFAAYPGTPSSELTDTIATIAQDAGIYMEYSTNEKVAFETALSASWSGLRSMTAMKHVGLNVAADTFMSAIGMGVEGGFVVMVADDPSMWSSQNEQDTRVFAKFANVPVLEPASTQEAKDMTKYAFEISEKFKHIVILRTTTRTSHMRGDVKLGELPSAIVNKIRRLGNFQKNSQRFVDIPAHSRAFHPKILENLENIRNEFANSPFNWIEGNGNIGIITSGLSYAYVKEALLWLNIKNIRILKLGTPFPVPFKLVEKFLDGLEKILIVEELEPVVEEQIKIWAYDKQVNVPIHGKNIVPRIYEMDTKRAVEAIAKFLEINTPIDFKSLEKKYKDIQSLLPPRPPSLCPACPHRNSFFAIKKVTKNKAILPSDIGCYTLGVLPPLNAVDTTVAMGGSIGIAHGLSIALNGAINEKISNDSQLIVATIGDSTFYHTGLPAIANAIYNKSDIIIVVLDNEITAMTGDQPNPGTGDTPHGPGKRIPIEDVVKAMGADFVEVVNPYNIKKTIEVVQKALEVKGVRVIVSRQVCALHRIGQARKKGIKLPVFKVNINKCTGCKICINTFGCPAISWDAENKKAKIDPTMCWGCGSCVQICPYGAFEVVKEGNNG, encoded by the coding sequence ATGGCTAAAGTGACTGATTTGGTCTTGCTTAATAAACCTGGTGAAAAAATTCTACTTCTAGGAAATCACGCAATTGCAAGAGGTGCTTTAGAGGCTGGGGTAGCTGTATTTGCCGCATATCCAGGAACTCCTAGTTCTGAACTTACCGACACTATAGCCACTATTGCACAAGATGCCGGAATTTACATGGAGTATTCCACAAATGAAAAGGTTGCTTTTGAAACAGCTTTATCCGCTTCGTGGAGTGGCCTTAGATCCATGACAGCTATGAAGCATGTCGGACTAAATGTTGCTGCAGATACATTTATGAGCGCTATTGGTATGGGCGTTGAAGGTGGCTTCGTTGTAATGGTTGCAGATGATCCAAGTATGTGGTCTTCTCAAAATGAACAAGATACAAGAGTTTTTGCAAAATTTGCTAATGTCCCTGTTTTAGAACCTGCAAGCACTCAAGAAGCAAAAGATATGACTAAATATGCATTTGAAATCAGCGAGAAGTTTAAACACATAGTAATTTTAAGAACAACTACAAGAACTTCACATATGAGAGGAGATGTTAAACTCGGTGAATTACCAAGTGCCATTGTTAACAAAATCAGACGGCTTGGTAACTTCCAAAAAAACTCTCAAAGATTCGTTGATATACCAGCGCATTCGAGAGCATTTCATCCAAAAATTCTAGAGAATTTAGAAAATATTAGAAATGAATTTGCAAATTCCCCGTTTAACTGGATTGAAGGAAATGGAAACATAGGAATTATCACTTCTGGACTTTCATATGCGTACGTAAAAGAAGCTCTCTTGTGGTTGAATATCAAAAATATCAGAATTTTAAAACTGGGAACTCCTTTTCCTGTACCATTCAAATTAGTAGAGAAGTTTTTGGATGGACTTGAAAAAATTTTAATTGTAGAAGAGTTAGAACCTGTTGTTGAAGAACAAATAAAAATATGGGCCTACGATAAACAAGTTAATGTTCCCATACATGGTAAAAATATTGTTCCAAGAATATATGAAATGGACACAAAAAGAGCAGTTGAAGCAATCGCAAAATTTTTAGAGATAAATACACCAATTGATTTTAAAAGTTTAGAAAAAAAATATAAGGACATTCAATCCCTACTTCCTCCAAGACCTCCTTCACTATGTCCAGCGTGTCCACATAGAAATTCGTTCTTTGCAATAAAGAAAGTAACAAAAAACAAGGCAATATTACCAAGTGATATAGGTTGTTATACATTGGGTGTCTTACCCCCTTTAAATGCCGTAGATACTACCGTTGCAATGGGAGGGTCAATTGGTATAGCTCATGGTTTAAGTATCGCATTAAATGGAGCAATTAACGAGAAAATATCAAATGATTCGCAATTAATTGTTGCAACTATTGGTGATTCAACATTTTATCATACTGGACTTCCAGCAATTGCAAATGCAATATATAACAAATCTGATATTATCATTGTAGTGTTAGATAATGAAATTACAGCAATGACTGGAGATCAACCAAATCCAGGAACAGGAGATACTCCACACGGTCCAGGAAAAAGAATACCAATAGAAGATGTTGTTAAAGCTATGGGGGCGGATTTCGTAGAAGTTGTTAATCCATACAACATCAAAAAAACTATCGAAGTTGTACAAAAAGCACTGGAAGTGAAAGGTGTAAGGGTAATAGTCTCAAGACAAGTTTGTGCACTTCATAGAATAGGACAAGCTAGAAAAAAGGGAATAAAACTCCCTGTTTTCAAAGTAAATATCAATAAATGTACTGGTTGCAAAATATGTATTAATACTTTTGGGTGTCCTGCCATATCCTGGGACGCTGAGAACAAAAAAGCAAAAATTGATCCTACAATGTGTTGGGGTTGTGGAAGTTGTGTGCAAATTTGTCCATATGGCGCTTTCGAAGTGGTAAAGGAGGGAAATAATGGTTAA
- a CDS encoding ArsB/NhaD family transporter yields the protein MTFEKIIALLIVGIAYYYIIFGKKYKAPVVFGLSLIVAALKLVEGLEPENISKVVDFNTLGLLAGMTVIVEFLKKTGLFQFLAIRIVKIGGKRFFWTVVGLMLLVAISSAFLDNLVTIILIAPMIFLIADTLGLDPVPFLILTIIIDNIGGMSTLIGSPLNLVLGSVSGLGFNDFIKNMGLITIISFIAVILMFRKYTKIDEGILSKLKKLADIDERKAIVDPKSLKFTISVFFLVIVLFALHNVVNIDLSFIALLGAILVMLFHKKEFNDISSEIDWDTLFFYAGLYILSYALEEIGITNLLAGLFMPLSGNYFLATIVIFGFVSLAIPWLSAVPGTLIIAPVLKILVNSGFSTQFWWVYGVSANLATNLTPLGAVQNIVGVNLLSKQIGRNFGFGEYMKWAFKPFLVTSLIGLGYVLIKVYFGG from the coding sequence ATGACATTTGAAAAAATCATAGCACTATTAATTGTTGGAATAGCATATTATTATATTATTTTTGGAAAAAAGTATAAAGCTCCCGTTGTTTTTGGGCTTTCGTTAATTGTAGCTGCTTTGAAGTTAGTGGAAGGTCTTGAACCAGAAAATATTAGTAAAGTTGTAGATTTTAATACCCTGGGGTTACTTGCTGGTATGACTGTAATTGTGGAATTTTTGAAAAAAACGGGGTTATTTCAATTTTTGGCTATTAGAATTGTTAAAATAGGTGGAAAGAGATTTTTTTGGACTGTAGTAGGTCTTATGTTATTAGTTGCAATCTCTTCTGCATTTTTAGATAATCTAGTTACAATAATTTTGATTGCTCCAATGATTTTTCTTATTGCTGATACTTTGGGTCTTGATCCTGTTCCTTTCTTAATCTTAACTATTATCATAGATAATATTGGTGGAATGTCAACTTTGATTGGAAGTCCCTTGAATCTAGTTTTAGGTTCTGTAAGTGGACTTGGTTTTAACGATTTTATAAAAAACATGGGCTTAATTACAATAATTAGTTTTATAGCTGTTATACTAATGTTCAGAAAATATACAAAAATTGATGAAGGAATCTTAAGTAAATTGAAAAAACTTGCGGATATTGATGAAAGAAAGGCAATAGTTGATCCAAAGTCTTTAAAATTTACAATCTCTGTTTTCTTTTTGGTGATAGTACTATTTGCGCTTCATAATGTTGTTAATATTGATCTTTCATTTATAGCACTTCTTGGAGCTATTTTAGTTATGCTGTTTCATAAGAAAGAGTTCAATGATATATCAAGCGAAATTGATTGGGATACTTTATTTTTCTATGCAGGTCTTTACATTCTTTCATATGCATTGGAAGAGATAGGAATAACTAACTTGTTGGCTGGATTGTTTATGCCTTTGTCAGGCAATTATTTCCTAGCAACCATTGTAATTTTTGGTTTTGTTTCCTTAGCAATACCATGGCTTAGTGCTGTTCCTGGAACTTTGATAATTGCACCTGTTTTGAAAATATTGGTTAATAGTGGATTTTCAACGCAATTTTGGTGGGTATATGGAGTTAGTGCAAATCTTGCTACCAATTTAACTCCTTTGGGGGCTGTCCAGAATATAGTTGGGGTTAATCTTTTATCAAAACAAATTGGTAGAAATTTCGGTTTTGGAGAATATATGAAGTGGGCATTTAAACCATTTTTGGTCACCTCATTAATAGGTTTAGGTTATGTATTAATTAAAGTGTATTTCGGAGGTTAA
- the yqeH gene encoding ribosome biogenesis GTPase YqeH has product MKCRGCGIELQTVDSSKPGYVPKHVFELEEEPLCQRCYKILHYGKLTIPIKEEIFIHQIDELLKDFNKVFYVVDITDFEGTYREEIIEKLQSKEVFFVITKFDLMPRSLSSKEAQEWLKNKLGVDSKHIFLTSSKNNFGVRKLEKFLTSLKEDILVIGVTNVGKSSLISKFTQTSPTISPFPGTTLGLLKRKISNSKYYLVDTPGILTNDRVVDLLSPECQAKILNTKRLTRKTFKIDVNRAILVSAFCKIEVEYEGDKLPIFQIFAPENVKFHETRIEKAEDLMIQRAGDLLIPPCKKSEIKNIKWKKEIFELDEEKELVICGLSFINVKRGPFKMKLKVPKNIKIVVRDRLLKPQRGG; this is encoded by the coding sequence ATGAAATGTCGAGGATGTGGAATAGAATTACAAACTGTTGATTCGAGTAAACCAGGTTATGTGCCAAAGCATGTCTTTGAATTAGAAGAAGAACCATTATGTCAGAGATGTTATAAAATCTTACATTATGGGAAACTTACAATACCAATAAAAGAAGAAATATTTATTCATCAAATTGATGAGTTATTGAAAGATTTTAACAAGGTATTTTATGTTGTTGATATAACAGATTTTGAAGGAACATACAGGGAAGAAATAATAGAAAAACTTCAAAGTAAAGAAGTGTTTTTTGTAATTACAAAGTTTGATTTAATGCCACGATCTCTAAGTTCCAAGGAAGCACAAGAATGGTTAAAAAACAAACTTGGAGTTGATTCAAAACATATCTTTTTAACGAGTAGTAAGAATAATTTTGGGGTTAGGAAACTTGAAAAATTTTTAACTTCTCTAAAAGAAGATATACTTGTTATAGGAGTAACAAATGTTGGAAAATCTTCTTTAATCTCAAAATTCACACAAACTTCTCCAACTATATCCCCATTTCCGGGAACGACTTTAGGTTTGTTAAAAAGAAAAATTAGTAATTCAAAATATTATTTGGTAGATACTCCGGGTATATTAACAAATGATAGAGTAGTTGATCTTTTAAGTCCAGAATGTCAAGCAAAAATTCTAAATACTAAACGTTTGACTAGAAAGACTTTTAAAATTGATGTAAATAGAGCTATATTAGTAAGTGCTTTTTGTAAAATAGAGGTAGAATATGAGGGGGACAAATTGCCAATTTTTCAAATATTTGCTCCTGAAAATGTCAAATTTCATGAAACAAGGATAGAAAAAGCGGAAGATTTAATGATTCAAAGAGCAGGTGATTTGTTAATTCCACCGTGTAAAAAAAGTGAGATTAAAAACATAAAATGGAAAAAAGAAATTTTTGAATTAGATGAAGAAAAAGAATTGGTAATATGTGGTTTATCATTTATAAATGTTAAAAGAGGACCTTTCAAGATGAAATTAAAAGTACCAAAGAATATTAAAATTGTAGTGAGAGATAGATTACTAAAACCGCAAAGAGGAGGTTAA
- the pduL gene encoding phosphate propanoyltransferase, with product MKIKEPGIIAGVSNRHVHLSREDVEILFGKDYQLTPIKDLGQPGQFACQETVIIAGPKGAIEKVRVLGPERKETQIEISLTDAFKLGVMPPVRDSGDLEGTPGIVIIGPKGSVIKEKGVIIAKRHIHMHPKDAELYNVKDKDIVRVVVDKPGRRVIFDDVLIRVSEKYALEFHVDTDEANAALLKTGDKVYILEE from the coding sequence ATGAAAATTAAAGAACCTGGTATTATTGCAGGAGTTAGTAACAGACATGTCCATCTTTCAAGAGAAGATGTGGAAATTCTTTTTGGAAAAGATTATCAATTAACACCCATCAAAGATTTGGGGCAACCAGGTCAATTTGCCTGTCAAGAAACAGTAATTATTGCAGGTCCCAAAGGAGCGATTGAAAAAGTCAGGGTACTAGGTCCAGAAAGAAAAGAAACACAAATTGAAATTTCCTTAACAGATGCATTTAAACTTGGAGTAATGCCCCCTGTAAGAGATTCTGGAGATCTTGAAGGAACTCCAGGAATAGTTATTATAGGACCTAAAGGAAGTGTAATCAAAGAAAAAGGAGTAATAATTGCTAAGAGGCATATTCATATGCACCCAAAAGATGCTGAATTGTATAATGTAAAAGATAAAGATATAGTCAGAGTTGTAGTAGATAAACCAGGAAGAAGAGTAATTTTTGATGATGTTCTTATAAGAGTAAGTGAAAAATATGCTTTAGAATTTCATGTTGATACTGATGAAGCAAATGCTGCGTTATTAAAAACGGGAGATAAAGTATATATCTTAGAAGAATAA
- a CDS encoding purine-nucleoside phosphorylase has product MKDYIERINHAVEFLKTKINELPKIAIILGSGLHGIAESIEQPMRISYSEIPGFPVSTAPGHKGELIFGKLNGKDVMLMNGRFHYYEGYDMKTVTFPIRVMQLLGVEILIVTNAAGGMNPEFEIGRPMFITDHINMMGDNPLIGPNVDEWGPRFPDMSNAYDKELRNKAINVAKKLNIPFYEGVYVAVAGPNFETPAELKMLRWMGADAVGMSTVPEVIVANHGGLKVLGISAITDKAVHEDLKPLTAEEVLEVANKTGGMIVRIISELVKEL; this is encoded by the coding sequence ATGAAAGACTATATTGAAAGAATAAATCATGCAGTTGAATTCTTGAAAACAAAGATTAATGAACTTCCTAAAATTGCTATTATACTTGGTTCAGGGCTCCATGGGATTGCTGAAAGCATAGAACAACCCATGAGAATTTCCTATAGTGAGATTCCTGGGTTTCCTGTTTCAACTGCTCCAGGTCACAAAGGAGAACTTATTTTTGGAAAATTAAATGGAAAAGATGTTATGTTAATGAATGGAAGATTTCACTATTATGAGGGTTATGATATGAAAACTGTGACTTTTCCAATTAGGGTAATGCAACTTTTAGGTGTGGAAATTCTTATAGTTACAAACGCGGCTGGGGGAATGAATCCAGAATTTGAAATAGGAAGGCCAATGTTTATAACAGACCATATTAATATGATGGGAGATAACCCTTTAATTGGTCCAAATGTAGATGAGTGGGGTCCAAGATTTCCTGATATGTCAAATGCATATGATAAAGAATTGAGGAATAAAGCTATTAATGTAGCAAAGAAGTTAAACATTCCGTTCTATGAAGGAGTTTATGTAGCTGTAGCTGGACCAAATTTTGAAACACCTGCAGAACTAAAAATGCTTAGATGGATGGGTGCCGATGCAGTGGGGATGTCAACTGTTCCGGAAGTAATAGTTGCTAATCATGGAGGATTAAAGGTTCTTGGAATTTCTGCAATAACCGATAAAGCAGTTCATGAAGATCTCAAACCACTTACAGCAGAAGAGGTTTTAGAAGTAGCTAATAAAACAGGAGGTATGATTGTAAGAATTATTTCAGAACTTGTGAAGGAGTTATAA
- the nusB gene encoding transcription antitermination factor NusB, with product MATRRHRMREYIFRTLFQWDFQSDENLEKIAKEELTHLRDKKVQRQAFEYIQGMKDKIKIIDDIIQKYLENWEIDRLSAVDRNLLRLGTYELIYISDVPIEVTIDEMIELGKTYGTENSGRFVNGVLDKIAKGEAPKEKFDL from the coding sequence TTGGCAACAAGGCGTCATAGAATGAGAGAATATATTTTCAGAACGTTATTCCAATGGGATTTCCAAAGTGATGAAAATTTAGAAAAAATAGCGAAAGAAGAATTAACTCACCTTCGGGATAAAAAAGTTCAAAGACAAGCTTTTGAATATATTCAAGGAATGAAAGATAAAATAAAAATAATCGATGATATAATTCAAAAGTATTTAGAAAATTGGGAAATTGATAGACTTTCTGCTGTTGATCGAAACCTTCTCAGATTAGGAACTTATGAACTTATATATATATCAGATGTACCTATTGAAGTCACTATAGATGAAATGATAGAATTGGGAAAAACTTATGGGACAGAAAACAGCGGGAGATTTGTTAATGGTGTGTTAGATAAAATTGCTAAGGGGGAAGCTCCAAAAGAAAAATTCGATTTGTAA
- a CDS encoding Asp23/Gls24 family envelope stress response protein → MEFEQGNINISDEVLKEIAFRSFLEILEISPNEKETKKLKKSIEIERTPDDSVIVYVRTAAPYGQSIVEFGKRIMKNITENIQRMTEIPVTAVNVTITDVVEKIEASQQEMEEEEE, encoded by the coding sequence ATGGAATTTGAACAAGGAAATATAAATATCAGTGACGAAGTTTTAAAAGAAATTGCCTTTAGAAGTTTTCTCGAAATTTTAGAGATAAGTCCAAATGAAAAAGAAACTAAAAAACTAAAGAAAAGTATAGAAATTGAAAGGACTCCAGATGATAGCGTAATTGTTTATGTAAGAACTGCTGCACCATACGGACAAAGTATAGTAGAATTCGGAAAAAGAATAATGAAAAATATAACAGAAAATATTCAAAGAATGACTGAAATACCCGTCACTGCTGTTAATGTAACAATAACAGATGTGGTTGAAAAAATTGAAGCTTCTCAGCAAGAAATGGAAGAGGAGGAAGAATAA
- the efp gene encoding elongation factor P, translating into MVDVGSLSKGMYIKVEGEIYRVVDVNKHFRARGSGLIRTKLKSISTGLIREINFNSGEKVEEADITFKKASYIYNDGEMYYFMDNETFEQYGIPLHEIEEEKNYLVENTEVDLIMHDGKPIGIQLPTSVVLEVVETEPGFKGDTVSGGGKPAVLETGLKITVPFFVEVGQKVRVDTRTGKYIERA; encoded by the coding sequence ATGGTTGATGTAGGTTCACTATCAAAAGGAATGTACATAAAAGTTGAAGGAGAAATTTACAGAGTAGTTGATGTGAACAAACATTTTAGAGCACGCGGGTCGGGATTAATTAGAACAAAACTAAAAAGCATTTCAACAGGATTAATTAGAGAAATTAATTTCAATAGTGGCGAAAAAGTCGAAGAAGCAGATATTACGTTTAAAAAAGCTTCCTATATCTACAATGATGGTGAAATGTATTATTTTATGGACAATGAAACTTTCGAACAATATGGTATTCCTTTACATGAAATAGAAGAAGAGAAAAACTATTTAGTTGAAAACACCGAAGTAGATTTAATTATGCACGATGGAAAGCCTATAGGAATTCAACTTCCAACAAGTGTTGTTCTCGAGGTGGTTGAAACTGAACCAGGTTTTAAAGGTGACACAGTGTCTGGTGGAGGAAAACCTGCTGTTCTTGAAACCGGGTTAAAAATTACCGTACCTTTCTTTGTTGAAGTTGGCCAAAAAGTAAGAGTTGATACTCGTACCGGAAAATATATTGAAAGGGCCTAA